The Leucoraja erinacea ecotype New England unplaced genomic scaffold, Leri_hhj_1 Leri_1050S, whole genome shotgun sequence genome contains the following window.
tagcactccctcttaaatgaatagccatgaactggcctcaactaccctctgtggcagagagttccagagattcaccacgcctgtgtgaaaaagttcttctcatctcggttttagtaaggatttccccccttatcctttagctgtgaccccttgtcctgccgtggtcctgatctatctctccctcctaacccccattctcctgccttctccccataacccctgacacccgccctgatcaagaatctatctatctatctctgccttaaaatatatccactgacgtgtggcctccacagccgtctgtctggcaaagaattcccacagattcaacaccctctggctaaagaaattcctcatcatctccttcctaaaggaaccttcctccttcaattctgaggctgtgccctctggtcttagactctagactctagactctcccactagtggaaacatcctctccacatccactctatccgggccttttaTTATTCggtaaagtttcaatgaggttcccccccctcatccttctaaactccagcgagtgcaggcccagtgccgacaaacgctcatcgtatgttaatccactcattgCTGGGATTGTTCTTGTAAACCTTGTCTGGAGCCTTGGTGGGCCGAGAGGGgcctgtatctgcactgtgtctctgacCTAGAGTATGTGGTGATAGATGGTGGGTCGAGGGTCGAGGGTCTCGGTGGGTCGAGGGTCGAGGGTCGGAGGGTCGAGGGTCACGGTGGGTCGAGGGTCTCGGTGGGTCGAGGGTCTCGGTGGGTCGAGGGTCGAGGTCACGGTGGGTCGGGGGTCCACGGTGTCGAGGGTAAACACGTTGGGTCGAGGGTCACGGTGGAAACTGGTCCAGGGTCCTCTGCGGGGTCAAGGGTCTCGGTGGGGTCGAGGGTCTCGGTGGGTCGAGGGTCGAGGGTCACGGTGGGTCGAGGGTCACGGTGGGTCGAGGGTCGAGGGTCGAGGGTCACGTGGGTCGAGGGTCACGGTGGGTCGAGGGTCACGGTGGGTCGAGGGTGGTCGAGGGTCGAGGGTCAACGGTGGGTCGAGGGTCGAGGGTCACGGAGGTGTCGAGGGTCACGGTGGGTCGAGGGTCACGGTGGGTCGAGGGTCACGGTGGGTCGAGGGTCTCGGTGGGTCGAGGGTCTTGGTGGGTCGAGGGTCACGGTGGGTCGAGGGTCGAGGGTCTCGGTGGGTCGAGGGTCGCGGTGGGTCGAGGGTCGAGGGTCACGGTGGGTCGAGGGTCACGGTGGGTCGGGGGTCGAGGGTCACGGTGGGCCGTGGGaccctgtttccgccctgtgtctCTGACCCGCGCCTCTCTTCCACAGACCTGGTGTTAGTGGCCGTGGCCATCTTGACCTTCCTCCTGGTCATCCAGGCTCTCCCGTGTGTGACGGGCAGGTGGAGGCGGCAGAAGGAGAAGTCGCCGTGCCGAGCGCCAGGCCTGGCGAtctccgccccccgccccccgcctccCCTCGCGGCCACCACCGCCACTAGCGGCCTCCCCCGTGGCGTCGAGGACCAGCCGCCCACTCTCTGGCTCTCGCCGCTGACCACTGCCGTGCCCGCGGCCGACTGGGGCCCGTGCCCACCCAACCCCCGGCCAAATGCCTCAAAGGGccacctgcccctgcccctggcCCCCCCGCCATTCGCCCCAACGTTGGCGCAGTCTCCGGCCATGGTCACCGTCCACCTCGGCTGCCCTGGAGATCGCCCGTCCGCAGAGAGACGGGTCACCGAGGGCGGCCTCCAGGATCGGTCACTCCGGGGAGATTGGCCTTGCCGCGCCCCTCTGCTGGAAGGGGCTTGGACGTCCAAAATGCCCCCTGAGTTGGCGATGCCCGGTGCTAGATGGGACGACGGCCCTCTGTCCTGGACCTGGCTGGACGTCCCTGCCGGAGGGGCCAGAACGCCGCTGGACCCCAGGCCGATGCCGAGCCTGACCGCTGGGCCCATGGGCTGGTTGAAGAAGTCTGTGCTAGGCCTGTCCGCGGGGGTCAAGGGCAGGGACAGGGCTGGCGGTCACTCTCATCTCTCCTCCCCACGCCTGCCCGGCCGGTCTCGGGGCAGAGACAGACCCCcggccaccccaccccccaccccgccccccaacCCCACGAGATGGCTTTGTGGAAATCGCCCTGGACGAGACCCCCCCTCCCCGGCAGAGGGTCCCGGGGTCTCCAGGCCTGTGGGAGTTCTGGAGGACCCTCCCCAACTCCATCCTGGGCTGCTTGCTTCCACCGGGCGGAAGAGGAGGAACGTCCCGGCCCTGGTCCCGGGGccctgggtggggagggggtgtgggggacccCCGGGCAACGGCCGGGGGCAAGATGCTGCCCCTCCTCCCCTGGCCCGGAGGCCCCCCCCTGCCCTGGGGCAAAGCCCTGGGCCGACATCCTCTTCCAGGACCTCTTCCGGGAGGGGGGCCCCCACCCACCTggcccccccctgcccacccaaaccacccctccccattccagcccctcaatcccccccccagCCAGACCGCGACCACCTCCCAACTGGAGCCCCCCGAtaatttgcccccccccctcatgagAGACCCCCACCCAAAAATGCCCTACTCAGTCAATGTCCCCATCCCAGCCAGGGGGCCCCTCCCCAGCCAGCGACCACCTCCCACTGGAGCCCCCCAAATAATTTGCCCCCACCCTCATGCAAGGTCCCCCCCCATTGAGAGACCCCCACCCAAAATACCCTACTCAGTCAATGTCCCCTCCCATCCAACAGCCCTCCCCGGGGCCCCTCCCCTTACAAAATGACCCTTCACCAACTGGAGCCTACCCCACCAcggcacccacacccacccccccccccaaccccccccccccatgaaagaCCCCACCCCAAAAATGCCCTACCCAGTCAATGTCCCCATCCCAGCCAGGGGCCCCTCCCCATTCCAGCCCCTCTTCCCACTCAATCCCCCCTCTCCAGGAGCCCCCGATAatttgccccccccctcccccctcccccacccccctcccccctcatgagAGACCCCCCCAAAATGCCCTACTCAGTCAATGTCCCCATCCCAGCCAGGGGCCCCTCCCCATCCAACCCCTCCCTCCAACAAAATGACCCTTCACCGTTAAGAGACCCTACCCACCAcggcacccaccacccccccccccccccaaccagtccccccccccccccccaccctgtcctCAGCCGTAGCACCCAAAGGTGCTGGCACCCATCCATGTCTGTGTCGGGCCTGTCTCTGGGCAAGGCTCccgttcctcctccccccctcatacTGTTGTAAAtaatttcccacccccccccccatctctctcctcccccccccccccccccccaaacccggtCTGCAACATTAAACTAGACATTTAATAAACTCTGATTTTTGTTGACAAAACGAGCCTTGTGTCACTGTTGTggtggcgggggggagggggaggggtgggggggggtggggggggggtggtgaggggtgcGGGGAGGGGTTGAgatgtggaggggtggggtggggtgggtgggggggggtggggactagGTTAATCGCACTAGGttaatcgccccccccccctataaatttccccctagtgtgtgtagggagtggatgagaaagtgggataacacagaactagcacggcctcagtgggccaaagggcctgtgtccactctGAACCAAACTAAGAAAGAACCACTCCCTCACTAGCAGTGAAACGTTTCAAAtattatctaaactaaactaaagtccccattccccacgctgacctttctgtcctccattgtcagactgaggcccaacgcaacttggaggaacagcgcctcatattcctctcgggcagcttacaccccagcggtatgaacattgacttctctaacatcaagtaaccccggcattccctctctctccgccccgtccctctccccacccaagtcacaccaactTCTTGTtcacacccagcaaacagctgacAGCGGCCAgtttccttcatagaaacatagaaattaggtgcaggagtagaggccattcggcccttcgagcctgcaccattcgccattcaatatgatcatggctgatcatccaactcagtatcccgtacctgccttctctccataccccctaatccccttagccacaagggccacatctaactccctcttaaatatagccaatgaactgtgtggcctcaactaccttctgtgttccagagattcaccactctctgtgtgaaaaaaagttcttctcatctcggttttaaaggatttcccccttatccttaagctgtgaccccttgtcctggacttccccaacatcgggaacaatcttcctgcatctagcctgtccaaccccttaagaattttgtaagtttctataagatcccctctcattctcctaaattctagagagtataaaccaagtctatccagtctttcttcataagacagtcctgacatcccaggaatcagtctggtgaaccgtctctgcactccctccatggcaataatgtccttcctcagattaggagaccaaaactgtacgcaatactccaggtgtggtctcaccaagaccctgtacaactgcagtagaacctccctgctcctatactcaaatccttttgctatgaaagcataacataccattcgctttctttactgcctgctgcacctgcatgcctaccttcaatgactggtgtaccatgacacccaggtctcgctgcatctcccccctttcccaatcggccaccaatttagataataattagataattatcatcattacttctttgccgatctttcatttatttgctccatatcaccgtctatctctcgtctccctctcccccccccgactctcagtctgaagaagggtctcgacccaaaacgtcacccattccttctctccagacatgctgcctgacccgctgagttatggtgcagcagcatctttcggggccgaaatccttctggaaataggcaacgtttcggggccgaaatccttctggaaataggcaacgtttcggggccgaaatccttctagaaataggcaacgtttcggggccgaaatccttctggaaataggcaacgtttcgggccgaaacccttccgggtttcggcccgaaacgttgcctatttccttagctccacagatgctgcctgacccgctgagttactccagcactctgtgaaacgtcacctatccatgttctccatagattctgcctgacccgctgagttactccagcactctgtgaaacgtccctatccatgttctccacagatgctgcctgacccgctgagttactccagcactctgagtctGCCTTCTAAAAAAACACTGCCTCGCTGGCAGTGAAGTCATCCTCTCGATGTAGACACCGTTCTAATAAAGGAGACATCGCACACAGCACAGCAAGGTGCCGAGCATAAGTGAGATGGCAGCGAGCGGACTCATTCAGCACTAGTGTTTATTTTAGAGCAATAGGGTCGTGTCCTCCGAACTTTGGGAATCCCCCCACTTGGACTTccgccaacacacacacacacgcacacatacacacacacacacacacaaatacacacacacatatacacacacacacacacccaaacacacacacacacaaacctacccacacacacacgtacacacaacacacacacatccacacacacacacacacacacacagtcacacacacacacacacacacacacacacacacacacacacacacgcacacacacacacacacacacacacacacacacacacacacatacacgcgcacacacacaccacacacacacacacacacacacacacaccacacacacacacacacacacacacacaaccacacacacacacacacacacacacacacacaccacgacacacacacacacacacacacgcacaccccacGTTTTTCACACTcctgtttctctggatgctttcgtcTCTCCAGAGAGAGCTCCACTTAAAGTTTAGCGGTAAAGTCAGGggataatgggagaaggcaggaaaactaggtggggtacagattggggatgatctgcccaTG
Protein-coding sequences here:
- the LOC129715184 gene encoding basic proline-rich protein-like, whose translation is MMVADGSVRTTANIIHHPHDLVLVAVAILTFLLVIQALPCVTGRWRRQKEKSPCRAPGLAISAPRPPPPLAATTATSGLPRGVEDQPPTLWLSPLTTAVPAADWGPCPPNPRPNASKGHLPLPLAPPPFAPTLAQSPAMVTVHLGCPGDRPSAERRVTEGGLQDRSLRGDWPCRAPLLEGAWTSKMPPELAMPGARWDDGPLSWTWLDVPAGGARTPLDPRPMPSLTAGPMGWLKKSVLGLSAGVKGRDRAGGHSHLSSPRLPGRSRGRDRPPATPPPTPPPNPTRWLCGNRPGRDPPSPAEGPGVSRPVGVLEDPPQLHPGLLASTGRKRRNVPALVPGPWPGGPSPASDHLPLEPPK